The following is a genomic window from Butyricimonas faecihominis.
TTCCCATCCTATCACACTAATAAAAAATAGACATTTATTAGTATATAGAATGATTTGGCTACATTTATAATAACAGCATGATCATATAATAATAGCCATATCTAATAACAACTCCCAATAAACATTTCTTTCACAGGAACAAAACACGATTTACACACGTTACATGAATCACCGTGTCGTATTCTTTTTACACTTAAACCCGCAAATCAACAGGAATATACCCAATAAGATAAACGGAATACTCAACACCTGTCCCACGTCCAAAGTCATTTGATCCTCGAAAGGGACTTGCCTTTCCTTGACAAATTCAATCAAAAAACGAGCCACGAAAACCCAGACAAGCGTATTCCCTAAAAGTACTCCCCTATAACACTTCAACCCGATTCGTCGGTAAAGCAACAAATTTATCCCGAAAGTAAAGAAATAGGCCAAGGCCTCATAAATTTGAGCCGGATGACGGGGTACCGAATCAATCTGTTCGAAAACAAAGGCCCATGGCACGTTGGTTTCGATTCCGATAATCTCGGAATTTGCTAAGTTTCCCAAACGAATACACCCCGCCGCTAAAGGTAAAACGAGAGCAATCGTGTCAAGTGTCCGTAACACGTTCTCACCTGTAATCCGGGAATAAATCACCATGGCAATCATCCACCCGACAAGCCCTCCATGACTGGACATCCCCTGATAACCGGAAAAAATAACACTTCCATCCGACTTAACCTGTATCGGGAGCAAAATTTCCAATGGATGCGCAAAATAATACGCGTACTCGTAAATCAGGCAATGCCCCAGACGCGCCCCTAGAAACAAGCCGGCAATACTCAGCATCACGAGTATCTGGAGATGCTCCCACGGTATCCCGTTTTCCCGGTAAACACATTTCAGTATCGACACGGACGCCACGGTCCCCGCAATCAACAGCAAACTGTAATACATGACAGGGATTCCTCCTACCCAAAACGCAACGGGATTTATGTTCCATTCAATATAATTCATCAAGGACAAAAATACATTTTAAAATATGTTGATCCAATCAAAAATATCCTATATTTGTAAATGTATAACGTGTATGTGTATGAAAAAACATGACCAGCTCCTAGTAGAAGAATTAAAAAACGGAAAAGAGAAAACACTCAAAAGCTTTTACGAAGAGTATTTTG
Proteins encoded in this region:
- the lgt gene encoding prolipoprotein diacylglyceryl transferase, which gives rise to MNYIEWNINPVAFWVGGIPVMYYSLLLIAGTVASVSILKCVYRENGIPWEHLQILVMLSIAGLFLGARLGHCLIYEYAYYFAHPLEILLPIQVKSDGSVIFSGYQGMSSHGGLVGWMIAMVIYSRITGENVLRTLDTIALVLPLAAGCIRLGNLANSEIIGIETNVPWAFVFEQIDSVPRHPAQIYEALAYFFTFGINLLLYRRIGLKCYRGVLLGNTLVWVFVARFLIEFVKERQVPFEDQMTLDVGQVLSIPFILLGIFLLICGFKCKKNTTR